The genomic segment TCCAGCTCTGTGGGATAGCCTCCCCTGGGGTCCGTGGGATGTGGGCCGCAGTGTTGAGGGAGACAAGGAGGATCAATCAGAGGCCTCTTGCCTCTCCACAGAGACTGGATTGTCATTGTTCCTTCATTTATGTTGCAGGGCTTAACATTTCACTCAAAAAAAGCCCTTCTTTTTCTAATCCTTAGTCTTTGTTTCAAGGAAAGCCAGTTTTTCTTTTACCACATTTTCCAGGATCAACTTTAAGAAAAACGCAACATCTATTGAAAAAAAGTGGGATGTATGCATGTGGTTTAATTCCAGATTGCTTTTGGGTTTAAGTGGTATCAAATTTCAGTATATTTCTGTCTTACGTGAAAGAAATATATTACTAAAACGTCAGTGAGCAATAATGTCAGCTGTCAAGCACTAGATTTATTTTTGCAGGATATGGAGTGCAATGAACTGAGTCAATATGGCGAGGTGTATGTGATCTGTGGGAGTTATGCCATTTAACATAGGAAGTGCATGGGACTTTCCctctctgcactccagctcttACTGTACcattagaaaatgcaaaaagtaCAGCCCTACGTTCAAACAGAATGGATCTGAAGAAAGCAATATCTGTTGTATTAGAGAACATTCCCATGTGTTTATACTCTTCACTTCTTAGATGCATTTAAATTCTTAATGCAAATGACATAGCAATTTGAAAACTTCTCCGTATTAATTATGTTTAAAAGTcttgctttaaataaaaaaaaaatggtaacagggattatcttttgttttgaaggttaaatattatttttgccttagatagctttgtaataatttttctcCAGACAGTtcaaaacttttgaaaaatgacatgaattttcattaaaaacccttttcctatgtttattgtaTACAAGAATTATGcaataaaatttctttataaaaatcttttcttctttgattccTAAAGACTCCttttattttcagcagagatACATGGACTAGAGTTCGTAGCAGACTGTTCTGTTTGCCTCCTTAACCAGCTGACAAGTCTGTAGTCTGTATAGAGAGCCTTTCATCTGATGCAGTTTTTGAAAGTTGGGTTTCTCACAGTAGGGTCAGGTCCAACTCTCCATACCACAAGCCCTGGGAGAGGCCTCCAGGGATCTGAAAGACTGGAGGAAAGGGAAACATTTGCAGAATTACTCAACCTTCACCTCACCTCAGCAAAATCTTCAGTAGCTTGTGTATGTTTCTTTGCTTAAAACATGGATTTGGGAGTTCCACCATGAAAACTCTGCGGGTAAAAATGCAGGAATGATACCACGCTGATGCCTTGGCTTCTGTTAAAAAATTTGACAGGAAACTTATACTATCGTCGAGGATTGGTCTCCAGGGAAGTATATTAGGAGCTTTCCACTGCTTACAGATGATTTCACTGATAAAAGCCATCTCTACAGATGAGTTTTGGTATTATATTATTTGTTGTTGAAATgttgagttgttttgttttgttgatttatttactttAGGAGGCAGAAGTGAGGTGATGAAGACTTTTGTTCTTCAGCCAATTCTTTAAGTCATATTCCTGGGATCTTAAAATTCACAGGCCAGCAACTTTATGTAGTGTGCCTTAGAGCACTGCTTTTCATAGTGTAGTCCTCAGACACTGaggcatcagcatcacctgggaacttgccAGAAATACAAGTTTCCAGGCCTCATCTTGGGCTTCCTTAATCAGAAATTCTGGGCTGGGGCCTTAGCAATCTGCATTTTAGAAAGCCCTCCATGCGATTCTTGTGTTTATTCAAATTTGAGAACCACCGCCTTGGAACTTTTAGGGAGAAAACTTCAATTAGTATTAATTTTAAAGGCATTTATATCTGACCCTcgaaaatggcttttttttttttttttggcagtttttacatttatttaaacagaaaacatGCACACGAGCTGTCTACTCATTTTCTCACTGTGCAGCCTGGCATTGGGGTTGGTGACTCTGATGGCCAGCTGGGCAGCTCTTTCCACGATGGCTTTGCGGTTCTTGGAGAAAACATTGTGAGTGATCTCAGCACAGTAAGGTTTGTTGCATGTGGGCAGCACTTCCAGCTCCTTGACGTTGTGGACCAGGAACTTCCGGAAGCCACTGGGCAGcatgtgctttgtttttttgttgctcCCATAACCAATGTTGGGCATCAAGATCTGGCCCTTGAATCGTCTACGAACCCTGTTGTCAATGCCTCTGGGTTTCCACCAGTTACGCTTAATTTTGACATAGCGGTCTGACTGGTGCCGGATAAACTTCTTGGTTCTTTTTTGGACGATCTTGGGCTTCACAAGGGGTCTGAGGGCGGCCATGATGCCGAGGAGGAGATGGCTGCCACCCTTTTCTTTCTATAGGGGTGGTGGATagtttttccaaaatgtcataccTTTTAGCTCTTCTCGTTCCTCACTGCCCATTTGTCTTGTCCTGGAGGACTAGCCTGTCTTCATTCACTAGCACCACCTTAATTCCTATGTGCATTTCTGGACTGAGCCTGGCCTGCCCAATGGTGCTTCCCAGTGCCTTTCTAGACCACAGGATATCCATGGCAGGGTTCATCACAGTAATTCCGAGAATTAGAGAGCAGACCTCAGTGTATAAATTTACATATCACCTTTCCCATCTCTTCCATTCTCTTGTGCTTCCTTTCAACATTATCATCACGTTTTTTAACCATTTAAGAGATTTCTTCAAAGGTGCCATGTACTGAAATCTTCAACTCTTTTTTATCAGAAAACTGTTATTGTTACCCAGATCTTAACAACAAAATGACTTTTGGAAGATACTGGCATTCAAAAAAGGTTGAATTTAAAAACTGTGTTTGGGACAAGCTTACTAGCACCCCATACAGGTTTCAAACCAGAGCTCATTGTGCTTTGCACAGCAGATTGAAATTTCACcatattttgatgattttttacCTGAAAAAGCCCTCTGCCATAGAAGAATATTCTGGCAAGAATGCTTCCCATCCACTTACTCCCAGAAGTCAGTCTTGTGGGCCAGTCTAGGAGGAATTGGCCTGAAAATGACTGTAAGCTCTTTATGAGGCAGCTCTGACACCCCTTGCCCAAAACACCTGAAAGGCTGTCCTGTGGATGTAAGGAGCTTTTATGGAACCCTCATGAAATAAAACCATGGTGACCTGAAATTTGGGAACCAAATCGGATTCCTAGCCCACATGAGATTTTCCTAAGTTTTAGTTGATTAAAAAGCCATACCAACTTGTCAGATTACAGATGCCaggaagtctctctctctctttctttctttctttttctttctttttctttctttcttttctttcttttctttctttctttctttctttctttctttctttctttctttctttctttctttctttctctctttctctctttctctctttctctctttctgtctctctccttcttttttcttttttgtagtctcactgctctgttgcccaggctggagtgcagtggcatgatcttggctcactgcaaactctgcctcccaggttcaagcgatcctcccacctcagcctcccaagtagctggcattacaggtaggcaaccatgcctggctaatttttgtatttttagtagagatggggtttcaccatcttgtccaggctgatcttgaacccctgacctcatgtgatccattcacctcagcctcccacagtgccaagattacaggtatgagccaccatgtctggccaaggAGCCTCATTCTTATTTCAAGGTTTTCAACTCTCCTCCCTGCAATGTCTACCCTGCTATTCCCAGTAAACATATACTCACTCACCCTAATTATCATGCAGGTGAGACTGGAACCAGACAAATTTTCTGGAATAAGCAGAAGGGCAAGTTGATCAATAATTAATAAGTGCTTAGTTCAGCACAGCCCTGACATGGGCAAGGTATAGAAGTGTAAATAACTAGAAAGCAAAGTAAAAGAGGTTATATATATAAAGACAGCCCAGGAGAGAGTCATAATTGTTAAGTTGCAGTTGCCTGAACTTTATTTCCAAGGCCTTCAATCCCACCACAGgatttctttttaccttaatGATACTGTGGATTGAATAACCTCTGTCAATAAGTCAGGCACTTGATCAATTATTTCTACTGTGCGGTAGGTAgtcttatcctcattttacacatgatgGTGCTAACAGCTCAAAACAGTTAAGACAATTACATAGCTAGTCCATGGCCAAGCTAAAATTGAAATCCAAGTTCCTGTGACTTCAAACACTGAGCCCCTAGCTCCACTCTGGGCTGCCTCCCATGTACGACACTGGCTGCTTGGATAGTGTTCAGTTGTGGTGAGTTTGAACCTGGGGGAAAATGTAGATAGcatttcttatttgtttcaaGTTAACTGCAATTCACACTTCCAAGATACATTCTGCATTGTAGACTGTGTTATTTCAGAGAGGCCTAATTAAGCCTTTGTACGTCTTGATTTTCTTACACTTTGGTGACAGAgagtttcatatttttcttcaaagggCTAACTTTAACACTcctaataattgtttttttaaattaaaacaatttttttacttcaatagcttttgggatacaagtggtttttggtaaCACGGATGAATTCTATAGTGGCAAATTCTCAGATTTTAGTGCATCCATCACCCAAGTAACActcctgataatttttttttttttttttgagacggagtctcacgctgttgcccaggctggagtgcagtggcgcgatctcggctcactgcaagctccgcctcccgggtccccgccattctcctgcctcagcctcctgagtagctgggactacaggcgcccgccaccgcgcccggctaatttttttttttttttttttgtatttttagtagagacagggtttcactgtggtctcgatctcctgaccttgtgatccgcccgcctcggcctcccaaagactCCTGATAATTTTAACtaccacagcaaaagaaagtccTATTCGGGATTCATacggaaaaaggaaagaatagaggTGATACTAAAGATGCATTTAACCAAAATATTCAGTTTCTGGCATAGCTGATCCAGCTCATCCTTTCTCATCCAAAAAGATATAAAGCCCAGGTGGTGGGGGTAGGGCACCTTTACCAGTGTCGCTAAGTCAGACTCTACCATGGGAGGGTGAAGGAGGAGGACAGGTTTGTGAGGGCTCTCACCACACTCAGAACCTGTCTGCAGCACACATGATGGACCTATCCCAGGAACTGATGGAATAAAGAGGTTTGTTTCTGTTTGATTACAATTCATGACAGATTGATAACTGCAGAGGCATTCGAACTTGGGGTTTTTCCCCCCTTCTCTTTAACACCAGAGCTTAAAAGGCTACTCAGGCATCTGGTGTTTGTTAGACGGCTGTGTTGCATCATCCTTATGATTGCTGGGGAACATCTCCTAGCATTCGAGCGATTGGAGGAAAGACTATGGGGCACAAAATGGCCTCATCCGGTTTACATCTTCATTACTGCGCTTCTCGCATACCTGCTTACATCTGGAAAAAATCTCCAGGTAAACCTCTTGGGCTCTTTCTCTAAAGAGTAACTGTAATTATTAGGGCTATACCCAAATTCAGCTTAGAATAGGTATTTCGCTGAACTTCAGCCAAAACCCTGTGCCTGTCTaagagagattttctttttttacatccAATTACATAGGAGGGGCCTTTTCCCCACACATGGCCAGTGGGGTTCCTGATTCTTTATGCCCAACACTTCTATTTATGCCCTTAGGGAAAAGGCCTTTAGGGAAGAAACAGAGATCTCTTCAAATCTCCTCAGTGTTTTTTCCTCACTACCAAATCCCAGAATTCTAATGTGGATTGCAGATCATGTCAAAATTTTACAAATGCTGAATCTTTACCCTGCTAGGTACTATCACAAACTTTACCTTACCAACCAACagcatcaaaacaaaacaaagaacaacaacaaccaaaattGCAAACAAAACCAACTACCGTCTCTGTTTCCAGCCTATCCCTCTAGTATATGGAGTTCATCCATTCAGCATGATTTATTGAGCACGTACTAGGGTACCACGTAGCATGCTTGGCACAGGAAACCCCAAACTGAGTGAGACTCCCTGCATCATGCAATTAGCTGGAAAAACAGACATGCAGCTAATTATGCATAACACTGGCATGTTGCATAGGGTTATGCAGAAGTGTGAATTAAATGTAATGAAAACTAACTGGGAGAAGCATGAATTATCCTCCCCTAGAAAAGGGATGAACTAATTATTTTGATAAGTAGTGGTTGTCTAGGATCGTCTCATAAGATGCTTTTCTGCATTTGCTTCCCCCCTCCTTTttaagacatatatatacacatatacatatatatgtatatatgtgtgtgtgtgtatatatccagaTACACTTCATCTTACtgtgcttcactttattgtgctCCTCatgtagtacttttttttttttttttttttttttttttacaaattaaaggtttACTGCAACCCTGCATTAAGCAGGtttttggtgccatttttccagcaaaatgtgctcacttcatgtctctgtgtcacattttggtgatTCTTGctatatttcaaactttttaatgattattattaCATCTGTTATGGCAATCTGTCATTTAATAATCTTTGATGTTACTCtcataattgttttggggcaccaccaACTGAGCCTATATATATGGCAAacttaataaatgtatgttttgtgACTGCTCCAATAACCAGTTATTTTTTTTGTCTCCCTCTCCTGGTGCCTCCCTGTTtcttgagacacaacaatattgaaactaGGCCAGTGAATAACCCTACAATGCCCTCTAGGTGtccaagtgaaaggaagagtcacatgtctctcactttaaatcaaaagctagaaatgattaagtttagtgTTTAGTGCAGAAGGTAGGTCGAAAGCCAAGACAGGCTTAAAGCTAATtctcttgcaccaaacagttaaccaagttgtgaatgcaaagaaaaagctcttgtaggaaattaaaagtgctactccagggAATGCATGAATGATAAGaagcaaaacagctttattgctgataCAGAGAAAGTTTGAGTCATCTGGagagaagatcaaaccagccacaacattcccttaagccaaagcctaatccagagcaaggccctgactCTCTTCAATTATAttaaggctgagagaggtgaggaagccaCAAAAGAAAAGTTCGAAGCTAGCAGAGGCTAGTTCATAAGGTTTGAGTGCCAGGTGTAATATAACAGTGCTATAATGTAAAAGTGCAAGGCGAAGCTTCAAGTGTGATGGGGAAGctgcaagttatccagaagatccagcCAAGGGAattgatgaaagtggctacacCAAAAAAGACTTTCAGTGTAAATGAagcagccttctattggaagatgaTGCTACCTAGGACTTTCGTCACTAGAGAGAAGtgaatgcctggcttcaaagcttcaaaggacaggctgactttcTTGTTGGGGTCTACTGTAGCCGGTGGCTTTAAactgaagccaatgctcatttatcattctgaaaatcctagggccctgaAGAATTATGCTGAAACTACTCTGACTGTTTTccataaatgaaacaacaaagcctggataacAGTATATCtctttacagcatggtttacagAGTAGTTTAAGTCTGCAGTTGAGATCTACTACTCAGAAAAATGATTTCTGTCAAAATAGTTCTGCTTACTGACAGTGTACCTggttacccaagagctctgatggagatgtacagggaggtgaatgttgttttcatgcctgctaatacaacatCCACTCTGAAGTCTGTGGATCAAGGGGGAAAGTTTTAAGTCTTTTTAtttaagaagctgaggcaggagaatggcgtgaacccgggaggcggagcttgcagtgagccgagatcacgccactgcactccagcctgggagacacagcgagactccgtctcaaaaaaaaaaaaaaaaaaaaaagaaatacattatgtAGGGCTGTAGCTGACATAGATGGTGATTCCTCTggtggatctgggcaaagtaaattgaaaatcttctggaaaagattcaccattcaagatgccattaagaatattcatGACTCATGAGAGAAGgttaaaatgtcaacattaacaagaatttgaaagaagttgatttcaaccTTCATGGATGATTTtaaggggttcaagacttcagtggaggaagtaactgcagattactgtggtggtgggtggtggaaatagcaataaaactagaattagaagtgaaatctgaagatgtgactgaattgctacaatctcatgataaagCTTGAACAGAGGAGGAGTTGCTTCTtagaaatgagcaaagaaagttattattattctttttttgagacaggctcttgctatgttgcccaggctggtctcaaacttctgggctcaagctaccctcccgccttgcctcccaaagggctgggattactggcctgATCCACTGCATCCAGCGTGAAAAGTGGTTCCTTGAGATGGTATCTACTCCCGGGGATGAGGCTGTGAATGTTGTTGAAATTGCAATATAGGACTTAGAACATTACATGAACTTTTACAAGGAAGTATATAAATGGGAaaagagcaaaaattaaaaatactaagaCGACACCACCAACaaaagaatattacataaacttagttggtAAAGCGGCAGTGGGGTTTGAGAgtactgactccaattttgaaagaagttgtaCTATgagtaaaatgctgtcaaacagcattgcatgctacagagacaTTGTTCATGAAAGGAGGAGTCAATCAGTGCAGCAAACTTCACCActgtcttattttcagaaattgccaTGGCTACTCCCACCTTTAGCTACGACCACCCCagtcagtcagcagccatcaacattgaagtaagaccctccaccagcaaaaaaaggctcagatgatcattagcattttttagcaataaagtatttttaagtaagGTTTGTACAAtgtttagacataatgctattgtagGCTTACTAGACTACACAatagtataaaaataacttttatatgtactgggaaaccaaaaaatttgtgtgacttgctttactgAAATGTTTACTTTATTGCCATGATCAGTAACTGAACACATAGAATATCTTcaaggtatgcctgtatgtatgtatgtgtgtgtatttatatgtatatgtgtatatatgtatgtgtgtttgtctATGGacacatatacttatatatacacacacacatacatacctacaGGCATACCTTGTACGTATatatacagaaagagagagacaaccaaaggaagaggaggaggaggaagagcttaGGGAGAGGCTTCAGTGCCATTTCTTCCATTTGTGCATCCCACACCTAAGAAGAAAGCAGACTCTGTCAGGTCCTTCCTACCTGCTTACACCTCTGGTCTACTCCCTCTGCTCAGGGCAGAGCTTATCTGGACCTCTGCAGCATTGCCAAACTGGCTTCCTGTCTCCAggctctctcccctcctcctagCCTCCACAATGCAGTCAGTGACCTTTTGAAATTATAAATCTGGGTACCTGGAATCCACTGCAGGATGTAGTGCAGACACACTGTAGCATGTGAAAGCAGGAATTGCTACATTttttaccaaagaaaataaataccatcCTAATTTCCAGGACCTGTGactatgttaccttacatggcaaaatgataggattagtgccttataaaagggTTGGAGGGAACTAGGTAGGcccctttttgcccttctgctCTTCTACTATAGAAGAACACAGCATTCAACCCATCTaaaggacacagcaacaaggtgccatcttggaagcaacgATTGGGTCCTCAATACAAGCGaaacctgctggtgccttgatcttggacctccagACTCTAGAacggtgagaaataaatttctgttctttataacttacccagtctcaagtgttttgttaaagcaacacaaataacTAAGACAATGTCAGAAGATAAAAGCTTAACTAGAGAGTCAATGAAAgaagtagtttcatagtttaccTATGAAGAGAGAGTGATATGGGAACCAAGACTCAGTAGTTGGGGTAAGGATGTCATCCAACAGACCCTGTGTAAATTCCCACAGTACTTATGTATTTAGGGGCCCTATTAAAATGTAACTTATGTCTTGGAGTTATCATGATTACCTCTGTTGTTTAGCTCTTTAAGTTCATGTTAGAAGCCCAGAATAGCACAAATACACATGACATTGTATTGGGAGGTAGGGAAAACTTTAaaactaattataaaaatgtttatctaaaataagaaaaattaaataaaataagctttgaCAGTATAGGTAGTCATCACTTTGCATGATTCCATTATGCACAAATTTTAGTTACAGCTTCATTAAATAATACTAGTCTACCAGCAACACAGCTCAAATTTCAATTATCACAGTAGATTAACTGTGAAAAACTTCATAAGGtattaacaaataagaaaatgcagcaaagaaatgaaaagcgaTAATGCTGGAAGTGAAATAGAATCTAACATAAATGGCGTTATAGAAGAAACAGGGAATCATGGATGTCCACACTGCCATCCTTTGAGACACTCTAGGTTTGCAGCCAGAGAATATAGTGAAGGCAAACTTATTGACATTAATGAGGAAAGTGGAGGTGATGGAAAGGATAAAAATGCCTCAGAAGAAGTGACActgtcaaaagaaaataaaacgtCTCCGTAGAGCACCTCTTGGAGATATTTCACAACATTGAAAGAGCAAAGGGTGAAGTGTTGGAAGTGGATCCAAAAGTAGAAAGGATATGACCATTCACCCAGGCATAGAAAAGATGGTCTCTCTGCAACTGCTTTTCCTGCCCCAGGGACAGTAACTACCATAATCTGGAAAGAAGACAGTGtcaatatcaaataaaaatggagggATGCATTCCCAAGCAAAAGGTGTTATTTGTGAATATTCAAAGAACAGAATTACAAGTCAGGGCACACTCAACAGACTGGGGTGGTCCCTGGTGTGTCCAAAGAACAAAGGAGAAGTTTGGGCTTTTGTTGGGAGAGAGAAAAACTACATAAATTGTCTTGAAAGAAAGTTTGTTAACACTTGTGGCTATGCCTGAGCTGGGGAGCTCTGGTTGGTCAGTGGTGACAGTTACTACCTCAGTAAAACTAAtcttggcctggtgtggtggctcatgcctgtaattccagcactttgggaggctgagatagtaGAATCgtttgaagccaagagttcaagaccagcgtgggcagcacagtgagacaccatgtctcaaaaaaaaaattaaagaattaaaaaattagctgggaatgatagcatgcacctgaagtcccagctacaggtgaggctgaggtgagaggatcacttgagcctggcaggttaAGGCTGCattgagcagtgattgtgccactgcacttcagcctgggcaacagagagagaccctgtcagaaaaaaaaaagaaaagaaagaaagaaaaagaaagagagagagagagagaaagaaagaaagagaaagaaagaaagaaagaaagaaagaaagaaagaaagaaaaagaaaagaaagaaagaaagaaaagaaagaaagaaaagaaagaaagagaaaggaagaggaaaaaagaaagaaaaaggtgggaaggaaggaaagaaagaaagaaaaagaaagagaaagaaagagacaaggaaaagcaagaaagaaaggaaaagaaagaaagaaacaaacaaacaagtctTGAAGTCACAGCAAGTTGTTTCGATTTAAGTGGTCCCCTTGTCACCTGCATGTTTTTTTCAAGGCCTCTTGACTCTATTTTAGTTGGATGTGACAGTGATATCTCCACTTtgtataataaattatcacaATAGTCAcaaactaaaatgtatttattgaaagtAAATGCAATTGGAAGATGCAGACACAGCATGGTGAAGATGTGAAAAAGCAAGTATTCAAACAAATTACATAGTGCAGAGATTTCCTTTGCAGTTGCATTAAGAGTAGATGTTTCTAGCACATCTTGGCTTATGGTATTTGCTGCATTTGTTTCAATAATGCATAACTTTTTTGTGtgagccaaaaaagaaaagatggaaataatcaATTTAATAAACATAATGCTTTATGGCAAACTCTGTTAGGTGTGAACACCAGTGAGGTGGCTGCTTTGGCTGGAGTGTTGGGGAAAAGAATGTTCCATGAGATTCCAGATTCCACAAGATTCCTGATTCCACAGTTTCTAGATTCCACGAGAAGGTTCTGGAAAGAGTGCTGCATGTGAAAGTCACCCAATGCATTATTTACTTGTAGACAAATGCTCAGCTGAGGGACTGAAGCCAGAAGTGCTACTGTGTGTGGTTAATTTTAGAAACATAGGTCATGGAAATACAGTCAAATCTTTATAATACCTTGCAGTGAGATA from the Macaca thibetana thibetana isolate TM-01 chromosome 11, ASM2454274v1, whole genome shotgun sequence genome contains:
- the LOC126931627 gene encoding 60S ribosomal protein L32-like, which encodes MAALRPLVKPKIVQKRTKKFIRHQSDRYVKIKRNWWKPRGIDNRVRRRFKGQILMPNIGYGSNKKTKHMLPSGFRKFLVHNVKELEVLPTCNKPYCAEITHNVFSKNRKAIVERAAQLAIRVTNPNARLHSEKMSRQLVCMFSV